The following coding sequences are from one Paenibacillus sp. JDR-2 window:
- a CDS encoding helix-turn-helix transcriptional regulator gives MNNKTRLTALSSFLKNQRAKLTPEEVGFPPGSRRRTPGLRREEVAALAGVSTTWYTWLEQGRDIQASPNVLDAIASALRLTHDERNYLYGLAIEPGAGPSITAEMPAYSSDAVSPPLRKILQELRQCPSIISDRRCQIVGWNEAAAHVFVDFAQIPEQERNMIRLLFTRKELRRLAVNWKQFASGFLSIFRAYYGQYVEDNWYDQFLKEMTGLHPDFQELWEHSEVRTAPEVVLEFRHAKAGKMLFHLTSLQLQGGSDLRCSIYTPAPDSETEEKLSKLMRGKPS, from the coding sequence ATGAATAACAAGACGAGGCTCACTGCGCTTTCGAGCTTTCTGAAAAACCAACGGGCCAAGCTCACTCCCGAGGAGGTAGGTTTTCCTCCCGGCAGCCGGAGAAGAACGCCCGGCCTTAGACGCGAAGAGGTTGCGGCGCTTGCCGGCGTAAGCACAACCTGGTATACCTGGCTGGAGCAAGGCCGGGATATTCAAGCTTCGCCGAATGTGCTGGACGCTATTGCTTCCGCCTTGCGTTTGACTCATGACGAACGCAATTATTTGTACGGTCTTGCGATTGAGCCCGGAGCCGGTCCGTCTATCACGGCCGAAATGCCCGCTTACTCATCGGATGCGGTTAGTCCGCCCCTGCGCAAAATTCTGCAGGAGCTCAGGCAATGCCCATCCATTATCTCGGACCGCCGCTGTCAGATTGTCGGCTGGAACGAAGCAGCCGCCCATGTCTTTGTAGACTTTGCCCAGATCCCCGAGCAGGAGCGGAATATGATCCGCCTCTTGTTCACACGGAAAGAGCTGCGCCGCTTAGCCGTTAACTGGAAGCAGTTCGCAAGCGGATTTCTGTCGATCTTCCGGGCTTATTACGGACAATATGTAGAGGATAACTGGTATGATCAGTTTCTGAAGGAAATGACGGGGCTGCATCCGGACTTTCAGGAGTTATGGGAGCATAGCGAGGTACGGACTGCGCCAGAGGTTGTGCTGGAATTCCGGCATGCCAAAGCAGGGAAAATGCTCTTCCATCTAACGTCCTTGCAGCTGCAAGGCGGCTCGGATCTTCGCTGCAGCATATACACCCCTGCTCCGGACAGCGAGACGGAAGAGAAATTAAGCAAGCTGATGCGCGGAAAGCCGTCTTAG
- a CDS encoding fumarylacetoacetate hydrolase family protein, producing the protein MKLVNFKEKAAASAYRLGVRTDKGIIDAGHVTLNGLLQGGEAELSKLRQYVEESKERQDRYLDESQVVVGPSVPEPGKIICIGLNYRKHAEETNMPLPEYPILFSKFSNALAAHGEDVPLPRSTQKVDYEAELAIVIGRTAKNVSVDEALDYVFGYSTSNDLSARDLQTRTSQWLAGKSCDKFAPVGPYLVSKDEVGDPNDLRISCTVNGEVRQDSNTSDMIFNCKEIVSYISQCMTLSPGDIILTGTPEGVVMGYPPEKQVYLQDGDVVTIEIEKLGALTNRMVVEA; encoded by the coding sequence GTGAAATTAGTCAATTTCAAGGAAAAGGCAGCAGCTTCTGCTTATCGTTTAGGTGTACGGACGGATAAAGGAATCATTGATGCCGGCCATGTAACCTTAAACGGTTTATTGCAAGGCGGAGAGGCAGAACTAAGCAAGCTCCGGCAATACGTTGAAGAATCGAAGGAACGGCAAGATCGTTACCTGGATGAGTCGCAGGTTGTTGTTGGACCATCCGTGCCGGAGCCGGGGAAAATCATCTGTATCGGACTTAATTACAGGAAGCATGCGGAAGAGACGAATATGCCGCTGCCGGAATACCCTATTCTGTTCAGCAAATTCAGCAACGCGCTTGCCGCGCATGGCGAGGATGTACCTTTGCCCCGGTCGACGCAAAAGGTTGATTACGAAGCAGAGCTTGCGATTGTCATTGGTCGCACGGCGAAAAACGTATCGGTGGACGAGGCGCTTGATTACGTATTTGGTTACAGTACATCAAACGATCTGTCAGCACGCGATCTTCAGACCCGGACAAGCCAGTGGCTGGCGGGCAAGTCCTGCGATAAATTCGCTCCGGTAGGTCCATACCTCGTATCCAAGGATGAGGTAGGCGATCCGAATGATCTGCGCATCAGCTGCACGGTAAACGGAGAGGTACGGCAGGATTCGAATACGTCGGATATGATTTTTAACTGCAAGGAAATCGTCAGCTATATTTCGCAATGCATGACGTTGTCCCCCGGAGACATTATTCTGACCGGCACGCCGGAGGGGGTCGTGATGGGCTATCCGCCGGAGAAGCAAGTTTATCTGCAGGACGGAGATGTCGTCACCATCGAGATCGAGAAGCTTGGCGCGTTAACGAACCGCATGGTTGTTGAAGCTTAA
- a CDS encoding polysaccharide deacetylase family protein, whose translation MKLKGIAALLAIAIVIAWPVPESELDAASNHPAHYKNKVIVLMYHHIDATESGATISPSRFGTQMKLLKDNGYHVISIEQFADFMRGKGKVPDNAVVITFDDGYESFDQYAVPIMKKYHFTAAHFIIGASSDKQNVHTKHMTWETMRKLKAEGFSFYSHTYNQHDYAPLDEKGHKTGPKLSNPIYLPDKGRVETKAEYKARIEADARLEETRLKEELGNTYQIIAFPYGVFNRTAKQIEKNAGVTLFFTTHPGINKPGSDEVFRLNAGTPTLTGSKFLKMLKRYG comes from the coding sequence GTGAAATTGAAAGGGATTGCCGCGCTGCTTGCCATTGCGATCGTGATCGCTTGGCCGGTGCCCGAAAGCGAACTCGACGCTGCTTCCAACCACCCTGCGCATTATAAGAATAAAGTTATTGTCCTCATGTACCACCATATTGATGCAACGGAAAGCGGGGCAACGATATCCCCGAGCCGTTTCGGCACGCAAATGAAGCTTCTGAAGGATAACGGCTACCATGTCATCAGCATTGAGCAGTTCGCAGACTTTATGCGCGGCAAAGGAAAGGTGCCGGATAACGCCGTTGTTATTACGTTTGACGACGGATATGAGAGCTTTGACCAATACGCGGTTCCGATTATGAAAAAATACCATTTTACCGCCGCTCATTTCATCATTGGCGCAAGCAGCGATAAGCAGAACGTTCATACCAAGCATATGACCTGGGAAACCATGCGCAAGCTCAAGGCGGAAGGGTTCAGCTTCTACAGCCATACGTATAACCAGCATGATTATGCCCCGCTTGATGAAAAAGGTCATAAAACCGGACCAAAGCTGAGCAATCCGATTTATCTGCCTGACAAAGGCCGTGTAGAGACGAAAGCGGAATATAAGGCCCGCATAGAAGCCGATGCACGGCTGGAGGAGACACGGCTGAAGGAAGAGCTGGGCAACACGTATCAAATTATTGCTTTCCCGTATGGCGTGTTTAACCGGACAGCCAAGCAGATTGAGAAAAACGCGGGCGTAACGCTATTTTTCACCACGCACCCCGGCATTAACAAGCCGGGATCAGATGAAGTATTCCGCCTTAATGCAGGAACACCAACGCTGACGGGCAGCAAGTTTCTCAAGATGCTGAAGAGATACGGTTAA
- a CDS encoding TolB family protein — protein MKQIIKLGAVLSLAAALAACSSVQSGNQANNGNNTNKHGELTVVKSPEQKPNQEVMVQRIHRFEDASMDKWLSDDQVQLMYTKLVKQATATEEAQFEYNTMDVDLSNNEQKSAAEPVKNVQTVVNEQPSPDGKYVFVQQWKDKYTARNFIKEISTGNTIEIKGSNYLETGGWLNDTTYVLAAGSMSGLGDIRQIAADGTVTLLKLDDPALGDQPFVNFGVGQGRIYYTDNNQTLKQFTPDDPKPAELVKHAMIFQVSPDGKHLAVEIQKQPGKAGSELRIFDSNGSAEGLSIAKGDLIPYIAWSPDSSKLAAALYTENQSGMNGVYIFDSATGKVSPIGPSYFPQYPLSWNPSGTRLGVTVADKDSMPVTHIIDFQ, from the coding sequence ATGAAACAGATCATTAAATTAGGCGCCGTGTTGTCGCTCGCAGCCGCACTTGCTGCGTGTTCCTCTGTTCAGAGCGGTAATCAAGCCAATAACGGCAATAACACGAACAAACATGGGGAATTAACGGTTGTAAAAAGCCCAGAGCAGAAACCAAACCAGGAAGTTATGGTGCAAAGGATTCATCGTTTTGAGGATGCAAGCATGGACAAATGGCTGTCTGATGATCAGGTTCAGCTGATGTACACCAAGCTTGTCAAACAGGCTACGGCTACGGAAGAAGCTCAGTTCGAATACAATACCATGGATGTGGATTTAAGCAATAACGAGCAGAAATCTGCCGCTGAACCGGTGAAAAATGTTCAAACGGTCGTGAATGAACAGCCGTCTCCGGACGGTAAGTATGTGTTCGTTCAGCAGTGGAAGGATAAATATACGGCCCGCAATTTTATCAAAGAAATCAGCACCGGCAATACGATCGAAATCAAGGGCAGCAATTACTTGGAGACCGGCGGCTGGCTGAACGATACGACGTACGTTCTTGCGGCGGGCTCGATGAGCGGGCTTGGCGATATCCGCCAAATCGCGGCGGACGGAACCGTTACTCTTCTGAAGCTGGATGATCCGGCGCTTGGCGATCAGCCCTTCGTGAATTTTGGCGTCGGTCAAGGTCGCATCTACTACACGGACAATAACCAGACCTTAAAGCAATTTACGCCTGACGATCCGAAACCAGCCGAACTGGTCAAACATGCGATGATATTCCAGGTATCGCCGGATGGCAAGCATCTTGCGGTCGAAATCCAGAAGCAACCCGGGAAGGCGGGCAGCGAGCTTCGTATTTTCGACTCGAACGGAAGCGCGGAAGGGCTCTCCATTGCGAAAGGGGATTTGATTCCGTATATCGCTTGGTCTCCGGATTCCTCCAAGCTGGCGGCCGCGCTGTATACCGAGAATCAGAGCGGAATGAACGGGGTTTATATTTTCGACTCGGCAACCGGCAAGGTTTCGCCGATTGGCCCAAGCTATTTTCCGCAGTATCCGTTAAGCTGGAATCCTTCGGGAACGCGGCTTGGCGTGACGGTCGCCGATAAGGACAGCATGCCCGTCACTCATATTATTGATTTTCAATGA
- a CDS encoding sensor histidine kinase — MTRAAGTRHRFRIGLKGKITVFLALLLAFVVVLLSTLVLAGIREDQQRRMEQSFSQLASSANLRVREEYLTGERVSPDEFMERNGQSLAVDLGGQSGMAVTLYSADGQFAGTSLPVQPLTDVKDALAHTAKGQEAYITLGNQVLYLAPLYNADQFLGSVQFHGSLQDQKLFYRHIRDLFIGTGAAVLAAGLLLGYLYVWRQAFILGKLNQAAKDIGEGRYLDKPPVRRRDEIGELAEGIYDMSGSIATYVDELNEEKQKLLTAIKRLQELEQQQKQFIGNISHELKTPLTSILAYSDLLGMYSDDPVLLQNARTQISKEAERLYALIEKALQLSSMDIYDFETNASRFQVKPLLEDALSRLHIKAEKQKISLSSELKDDLVWADQDNLMHMVTNLLSNAIKYNRPGGWVRLTNRSETETSGERRVIIEVADSGIGIPVELQRRIFDPFFTVSDDRSRETGGTGLGLALVRSLAEKQHGTVQLAESGPNGSRFVISLPGEPIAIEPPDE, encoded by the coding sequence ATGACCCGAGCTGCCGGTACCCGGCATAGGTTCAGAATTGGCTTAAAGGGTAAAATCACCGTGTTTCTCGCGCTGCTGCTCGCTTTTGTTGTCGTATTGCTCAGCACGCTGGTGCTTGCGGGTATCCGCGAGGATCAGCAGAGGCGGATGGAGCAAAGCTTTTCCCAGCTGGCCAGTTCGGCAAATCTTCGCGTACGCGAGGAGTATTTGACCGGCGAGCGGGTGTCGCCGGATGAATTTATGGAGCGTAATGGCCAGAGCCTGGCCGTAGATCTTGGCGGGCAAAGCGGCATGGCGGTTACGCTGTACAGCGCTGACGGGCAATTTGCCGGCACATCGCTTCCGGTACAGCCGCTGACCGATGTGAAGGATGCGCTTGCCCATACTGCCAAAGGCCAGGAGGCTTATATTACGCTAGGCAATCAGGTACTGTATTTGGCGCCGCTCTATAATGCCGATCAATTTCTCGGCAGCGTACAGTTTCATGGCTCGCTCCAGGATCAGAAATTGTTTTACCGCCATATCCGCGACTTGTTTATCGGGACAGGTGCTGCCGTGCTGGCAGCCGGTCTCCTGCTTGGTTATTTGTACGTCTGGAGGCAAGCCTTTATCCTTGGCAAGCTGAATCAGGCGGCCAAGGATATTGGGGAAGGCCGTTACCTGGACAAGCCGCCCGTCCGCAGGAGGGACGAGATTGGCGAGCTTGCGGAAGGGATTTATGATATGAGCGGCAGTATCGCTACTTATGTCGATGAATTAAACGAGGAGAAGCAGAAGCTGCTGACGGCTATTAAGAGGCTTCAGGAGCTGGAGCAGCAGCAAAAGCAGTTTATCGGCAATATCAGCCATGAGCTGAAGACGCCTTTAACATCCATTCTGGCGTATTCGGACCTGCTTGGCATGTATAGCGATGACCCGGTTTTGCTGCAAAATGCCCGTACGCAGATCAGTAAGGAAGCGGAGCGTTTGTATGCGCTGATCGAGAAGGCGCTCCAGCTTTCTTCGATGGATATTTACGATTTTGAGACAAATGCCTCTCGGTTCCAAGTGAAGCCGTTGCTCGAGGATGCGCTAAGCCGTCTACATATTAAAGCGGAAAAACAAAAAATTTCGCTTTCTTCCGAGTTAAAGGATGACCTCGTATGGGCGGATCAGGATAACCTCATGCATATGGTTACGAATTTGCTCAGCAACGCGATAAAATATAACCGCCCCGGCGGATGGGTTCGGCTAACCAACCGTTCGGAAACGGAAACCTCCGGTGAACGGCGCGTCATTATCGAAGTCGCGGACAGCGGTATCGGCATACCGGTAGAGCTTCAGAGGCGGATCTTTGACCCGTTCTTTACCGTTAGCGACGACCGATCCCGGGAAACCGGCGGTACAGGGCTTGGTTTAGCTTTGGTCAGGAGCTTGGCCGAGAAGCAGCATGGCACCGTACAACTGGCCGAATCAGGACCTAACGGCTCCAGATTTGTCATCTCTTTGCCTGGTGAGCCTATAGCCATAGAGCCGCCGGATGAGTAA
- a CDS encoding response regulator transcription factor — MIKVLVVDDEVSISSAIAYALQREGFTVETAGDGMEALEKVAAFKPDVMVLDVMMPKMNGYEVCRKLEAGNKPAIMLLTVKNDIVDKVLGLELGADDYMTKPFDIREVVARVKALHRRRQIESPEQDSDKEGRLELGGIVIELLSRTVRVDGEICDLTPKEFDLLALLAKHPDRVYSREALLEQVWEMDFAGGTRTVDIHVQRLRKKLGEWQGLIQTVYGIGYKSTRTNG; from the coding sequence ATGATTAAAGTGCTTGTTGTAGATGATGAAGTCAGCATCTCCAGCGCGATAGCCTACGCTTTGCAGCGTGAAGGCTTTACGGTAGAAACTGCCGGTGACGGGATGGAGGCGCTTGAGAAGGTTGCTGCCTTTAAGCCCGATGTTATGGTGCTTGATGTAATGATGCCGAAGATGAACGGCTATGAGGTATGCCGAAAGCTGGAGGCGGGCAACAAACCGGCCATTATGCTGCTCACCGTTAAAAACGATATCGTGGATAAAGTGCTTGGGCTCGAGCTTGGCGCCGATGATTACATGACCAAGCCGTTTGATATCCGGGAAGTGGTCGCCCGCGTGAAGGCTCTCCACAGACGGCGCCAGATTGAATCGCCGGAACAGGACTCCGATAAAGAAGGCAGATTGGAGCTTGGCGGGATTGTAATTGAATTATTAAGCCGCACGGTCAGGGTTGACGGAGAGATTTGTGACCTTACGCCGAAAGAATTCGATCTGCTGGCGCTGCTGGCGAAGCATCCGGACCGGGTATATTCCAGGGAAGCGCTGCTTGAGCAAGTGTGGGAGATGGATTTTGCCGGCGGTACCCGTACCGTGGACATCCATGTGCAAAGGCTTCGCAAGAAGCTTGGCGAATGGCAAGGACTCATACAAACCGTTTACGGTATCGGCTATAAAAGCACGAGGACAAACGGATGA